GATCACGATCTCGGCGCCGTTCAAGATCCTGCTGTTCGTCCTCGCGGACGGGTGGCACCTCGTGTCCTACGCGATCGCGCTGAGTTACGGGTGACGTGAGTGTGCCCGTTCGCGGGTGACCACACGTTTTTAAGGCAGAACGTCCCGGGTGCGGAGCGCCAGATGACAACCGACCACGTGATACGGATGACCCAGGAACTGTTCCTGGTGGCACTGGTGGTGGCCATGCCCGCGCTGGTGGTGAGCCTCGCCGTCGGGATGCTCGTGAGCATCTTCCAGACGGTGACGAGCATCCAGGACCAGACGCTCAGTTACGTGCCGCGCATCATCCTGGTGGGGCTGGTGCTCGTGGTCACGCTCGGGTTCTCGTTCCAACAGGCGGTCGCGTTCACACAACGCATGATCTCCTACGCCGCGGGGAAAGGCACGTGACGATCTCCGGTGTGGCTCTGGGACTCTTGATCGCGCGGATCGGCGCGTTCGTCGCCGTCATGCCGCTGTTCTCGGGCCGCGCCCCGCGCTCGGTCCAGGCGGGCATGGTGCTCGTGTTCGCGGCGTTCTACATCGGACAGGCCAGTTCGGACCTCGGCACCCTCCCCGCCGGGAGCCTGCGCGAGGTCGATCCCATCCGCTACGGTCTCGTAATCACGCGCGAAGCGCTGATCGGGGCCGCGATGGGGTTCGCGTTCGGGCTGTTCCTCCTGCCGGGGCGGATCGCCGGCGAGTTCGTGACGCAGCAGATCGGGTTGAACATCTCGCCGCAAGTCGGCCCCACGGGAACCGATTCGGCCGGCCCGCTCACGAACATCCTCGAAACCGCTGGTGCCCTGATCTTCCTGATCGCGGACGGACACCACGTGGTCCTCGCGGTGTTCCACTCCTCGTTCGCGGCACTCCCGCTCGGCGGGTCCGCGATCCCGGAGGCCGGTCCGATGGTGACCGGCTTGGCGAGCGCCTACGAAATGGGACTGCTCCTCGCCGCGCCGCTCGCGCTGTGCTTGTTCCTGTTGGCGATCACGCTCGCGGTGATGGCCCGGGCCGCCCCGCAACTGAACATCTACTCGGTCGGCTTCACGCTCCAGGTGTTCGTCGCGCTCGTTGCGGGACTGGTGCTGGTTCCGGAGTTCGTGAACACCCTGACCGCGATCGTCGGGCGCACGGGCGAGATGCTGCCCAAGTTGTTGGCGGGCCGCGGGTAACCGAAGGCGGGCACGAAAACCAAGAATCGATCCGGCGGCGTTTGGTAATTCCCTGGTGACTGGTGGCTCATCGGGCACGGTCATTCCCGAAAGGGTGACGAGTGGCTGACGAAGTCGACGACGAATCAAAAACAGAAGATCCGACACCGCGTCGGCGCGAGGAGGCGCGCCGACAGGGTCAGGTGCCGTTTAGCGCGGAACTAGTCGGGAGCCTCGTACTCATCGTCGGTGTGGTCGGCCTGTCGAACCTCGGGCCGGACGTCTGGAACGCTCTCATCAACATCTTCCGTCACGACCTTCCTCGGGCATTTCGGCCCGACTTCAACATCGAAGTAGCCGTAGAACTCTTGTCCCGCACGGGGCTCCGGGCACTCGCCGCGCTCCTGCCCTTCTTCGGGCTGCTGCTCGCGGTGGGGGTCGCGGCGAGCATTGCGCAGGTGGGGTTCCAGATCAACACGGAAAAGCTCGAACTAAATTTCGACAAACTGAACCCGGCCAACGGGTTAAGCCGGCTATTCTCCACTTCGGCGCTGGTCCGCGGGTTGCTCACGATCCTGAAAGTGATCGCGCTGGGCGTGGTCGCGTATGTCGTGCTCAACGGGCGCGGCGGGCTGATCGGGAGCCTGGGTCAGGGGCGCGTCGCGGGCGCTGCCCCAGCAGCGTGGGCCGTCGTGATGAAGTTGGCACTCTACCTCGCCGGCGCGGTCGCGCTCGTCGCGGTCTTCGACTACGCCTACCAGCGCTACCGGTTCGAGGTCTCGATCCGGATGACGAAGGAAGAGCTGAAACAGGAACTGAAGCAGGAAGACGGCGACCCGATGGTGAAGGCCCGCATCCGGCAAATCGCCCGCGAGCGCACCAAGCAGAAAATGCTGAAGGAAGTGCCAAAGGCCACGGTCGTCGTCACGAACCCGACCCACTACGCCGTCGCACTCCGATACGACGCCAACCGCGACAGCGCCCCTGTAGTCATCGCCAAGGGCAAAGGCGCGTTCGCCAAGCGGATCGCGAAACTCGCCCGCGATTCCGGCGTGCCCGTGCTGGAGCGCCCGCCGCTCGCACGGGCACTCCAATCCATCCGAGAAGGTCAACCGATCCCGGGTGTGTTGTTCCGGGCAGTGGCCGAGGTGCTCGCATTCGTGATGAAGTTGCGCAGCGGAGCGGTGTAGGTCCAAGCGGCAATATTTTCGCGCCCGGCCGCGCGCGTTTGTTGTCATTGTGGCGCGGACATTTTCGCCCGCGTCTGGTATTGGGCGTTCTGAGCCGGGCAGAAATGTGCTGAGTCACTCACCTCGCCGTGAAGAACACACGTGTGGTGAGCCTGTATCGCGCAAGGAAAAAGGCTCGAAAAGGCGGGCGATAGAGTTGAACGTTTCGAGCTATTGAGCGGCGCGAGGAATTGCGATTTGGTGAGTGTTATGCGCCCGACGCAATGACGCAGGACCGGAGTTTTCAGGAACGGCGCAAAACCGGCTTTGGGGAAACCCGAACGGAACTTACGCTGGGGCCGAATCCTGAGAGTGTGACAGGAAGAAAAGCTTAGAAACGTTGCGTCTTCCGTGACTTCCGCGCGCCGAAAATCGGCGGCGTTCTAAATCATGGTGTCGCCGGAAACGGCGACCTGAATGGACTCCCGATGGCAAGCGACATTAAACCCGTTGCCGGCAGCCCCTTACTGCGGAGCGAACTGCTCCTCTCGGTCGCGCTGCTCGGGTTACTCGTGATCTTCTTGGTCCCGCTCCCCACGTTGGTGCTGGACCTCCTGCTCGCGTTCAACATCAGCGCGACCATCTTGTTGTTGCTGGTCACGCTGACGGTGAAGCAGCCACTGGAATTCTCGACGTTCCCGTCACTGCTTTTGCTCTTTACGTTGTTTCGACTCGCACTGAACGTCGCGACCACCCGGCTCATTCTGCTGAACGCGCACGCCGGCGAAATCGTGGAAGCGTTCGGTAAGTTCGTCGTCGGTGGCAGCCTGATCGTCGGCCTCGTGATCTTCTTGATCCTGATCGTCATCCAGTTCGTGGTGATTACGAAAGGGGCCGGGCGGGTGTCCGAAGTCGCGGCGCGGTTCACGTTGGACTCGATGCCCGGCAAGCAGATGGCGATCGACGCCGAGATGAACGCGGGCATGATCGACGAGGTCGAGGCCAAGAAGCGACGAACGGCCTTGATGAGAGAGAGCGAATTCTACGGCACGATGGACGGTGCCAGTCGGTTCGTTCGTGGTGACGCGGTGGCCGCGATCATCATCACGGCCGTGAACCTGGTGGGCGGCTTCATCATCGGCCTGACGAAAGGGATGCCGTTGTCCCAGGCGATCCGGACGTACTCGATCCTGACGGTTGGTGACGGGCTGGTGACCCAAATCCCGGCACTCATCACCGCCACCGCGTCCGCGATGCTGGTGACCAAGGCGACATCCGGGACCAGTTTGGGCGAGGAACTGGAGGGCCAGTTCCGCTCCGCGTCGGCCCCGTTCCGGCTGGGTTCGTACATCCTGTTCGCACTCGCGATCGTGCCCGGGATGCCCGTAATTCCGTTCCTCGCACTGGGTAGCGCACTGTTCTACATGTCGCGCCGCAGCGCA
This region of Gemmata massiliana genomic DNA includes:
- the flhB gene encoding flagellar biosynthesis protein FlhB; the encoded protein is MADEVDDESKTEDPTPRRREEARRQGQVPFSAELVGSLVLIVGVVGLSNLGPDVWNALINIFRHDLPRAFRPDFNIEVAVELLSRTGLRALAALLPFFGLLLAVGVAASIAQVGFQINTEKLELNFDKLNPANGLSRLFSTSALVRGLLTILKVIALGVVAYVVLNGRGGLIGSLGQGRVAGAAPAAWAVVMKLALYLAGAVALVAVFDYAYQRYRFEVSIRMTKEELKQELKQEDGDPMVKARIRQIARERTKQKMLKEVPKATVVVTNPTHYAVALRYDANRDSAPVVIAKGKGAFAKRIAKLARDSGVPVLERPPLARALQSIREGQPIPGVLFRAVAEVLAFVMKLRSGAV
- a CDS encoding flagellar biosynthetic protein FliQ, whose translation is MTTDHVIRMTQELFLVALVVAMPALVVSLAVGMLVSIFQTVTSIQDQTLSYVPRIILVGLVLVVTLGFSFQQAVAFTQRMISYAAGKGT
- a CDS encoding flagellar biosynthetic protein FliR, which gives rise to MTISGVALGLLIARIGAFVAVMPLFSGRAPRSVQAGMVLVFAAFYIGQASSDLGTLPAGSLREVDPIRYGLVITREALIGAAMGFAFGLFLLPGRIAGEFVTQQIGLNISPQVGPTGTDSAGPLTNILETAGALIFLIADGHHVVLAVFHSSFAALPLGGSAIPEAGPMVTGLASAYEMGLLLAAPLALCLFLLAITLAVMARAAPQLNIYSVGFTLQVFVALVAGLVLVPEFVNTLTAIVGRTGEMLPKLLAGRG